One region of Oxalobacteraceae bacterium OTU3CAMAD1 genomic DNA includes:
- a CDS encoding alpha-amylase family glycosyl hydrolase has product MKSLCAAGLLSALMAVPAHAALNAPDTSVQMFRWKWNDIAKECTNWLGPQGYGAVQVSPPTAAASLGTWWDVYQPVNFNSLKSNMGTEAEFQAMVNTCHAAKVRIYVDVVVNHVAAGAGTATDGSTWNSTSLTYPFFSGSDFHPACDIAGGDYGSPGNRNNVMFCRLSGLPDLKTEGAYVQGQVKTYLNKLVAMGVDGLRFDAAKHMQPSDIQAIMSGVTQTTTSGEPLWVTQEVIPDSNVVRSSYFAGGTLNEFQYTYAIKAVFRNENGANLSQIRTIMGTPGNWGGTWGFIPSEKATVFVNNWDTERNNSSLVASNYVSGSPNDTQGTKRYDLANIFMLAWPYGAAQLHSGFRFTSYDQGPPSASPFDASGAPLINQQWDFIHRWSDISNMVAFRAVTSGQGVDNFTNGTGNQIAFGRGAKGYVAINNDSATWNASLQTQLPAGTYCNVVHGQLNAAGTACTSDSVTVGTNGVISVSIPGNGGSVVPAVALHINQKVGSSGGGGGGTCTTVPVTFRVANANTVVGQNVYVVGNRAELGNWVQGTSNQLTIEGSGANVPWSRTFQLPPATAIQYKFMKYGVSTVWESNQSTASGNREATTPACGGTLTLDAGSFKF; this is encoded by the coding sequence ATGAAATCCCTTTGCGCCGCAGGTTTGTTGAGCGCACTGATGGCGGTGCCGGCGCATGCCGCACTCAACGCGCCCGATACCTCGGTGCAGATGTTCCGCTGGAAGTGGAACGACATCGCCAAGGAGTGCACCAACTGGCTCGGTCCCCAAGGTTACGGCGCGGTGCAGGTGTCGCCGCCGACGGCGGCGGCCAGCCTCGGTACATGGTGGGATGTCTACCAGCCGGTCAACTTCAATTCGCTCAAGAGTAATATGGGCACGGAGGCCGAGTTCCAGGCCATGGTCAACACCTGCCACGCGGCCAAGGTGCGCATCTATGTCGACGTGGTGGTGAACCACGTGGCGGCGGGCGCCGGCACCGCGACCGACGGTTCGACCTGGAATTCGACGTCGCTGACGTATCCCTTCTTCAGCGGCAGCGATTTCCATCCGGCTTGCGATATCGCCGGCGGCGACTACGGCTCGCCCGGTAATCGCAATAATGTGATGTTCTGCCGCCTGAGCGGCCTGCCGGATCTGAAGACGGAAGGCGCGTACGTGCAAGGCCAGGTGAAAACCTATCTGAACAAATTGGTCGCCATGGGCGTGGACGGTTTGCGCTTTGACGCGGCCAAGCATATGCAGCCGTCCGATATCCAGGCCATCATGAGCGGCGTGACACAGACCACCACCTCCGGCGAGCCGCTGTGGGTGACGCAGGAGGTTATCCCGGACAGCAACGTGGTGAGATCGAGCTACTTCGCGGGCGGCACGCTGAACGAGTTCCAGTACACCTACGCGATCAAGGCCGTGTTCCGCAACGAGAATGGCGCCAACCTGTCGCAGATCCGCACCATCATGGGCACACCGGGTAATTGGGGCGGCACCTGGGGTTTCATCCCGAGCGAGAAGGCGACGGTGTTCGTCAACAACTGGGACACCGAGCGTAACAACAGCTCACTGGTGGCAAGCAATTACGTCTCCGGTTCGCCCAACGATACGCAAGGCACCAAGCGCTACGACCTGGCCAATATCTTCATGCTGGCGTGGCCTTACGGCGCGGCGCAGCTGCACTCTGGCTTCCGCTTCACCAGCTACGATCAGGGCCCGCCGAGCGCCAGTCCGTTCGACGCCAGCGGCGCGCCGCTGATCAACCAGCAGTGGGACTTCATCCACCGCTGGAGCGATATCTCGAACATGGTTGCCTTCCGCGCGGTGACGTCAGGTCAGGGCGTCGACAACTTCACCAACGGCACCGGCAACCAGATCGCCTTCGGCCGTGGCGCGAAGGGCTATGTCGCGATCAATAACGACAGCGCGACGTGGAACGCGTCGCTACAAACGCAGCTGCCTGCGGGGACCTATTGCAACGTCGTGCATGGGCAGTTGAACGCCGCAGGCACCGCCTGCACCAGCGACAGCGTGACCGTCGGCACCAATGGCGTGATCAGCGTGAGCATTCCCGGCAATGGGGGTTCGGTCGTGCCAGCGGTAGCGCTGCATATCAACCAGAAGGTGGGCAGTAGCGGTGGCGGTGGAGGCGGGACGTGCACCACGGTGCCGGTGACCTTCCGCGTGGCGAACGCGAACACGGTGGTCGGGCAGAACGTTTATGTGGTCGGTAACCGCGCGGAGCTGGGTAACTGGGTGCAGGGTACAAGCAACCAGTTGACGATCGAAGGCAGCGGCGCCAACGTGCCGTGGTCGCGCACCTTCCAGCTGCCACCGGCGACCGCCATCCAGTACAAGTTCATGAAGTACGGCGTGAGCACGGTGTGGGAGAGTAATCAGTCCACCGCCAGCGGCAATCGTGAAGCCACCACACCGGCGTGCGGCGGGACGCTGACCCTGGACGCGGGCAGCTTCAAGTTCTAA
- a CDS encoding RES family NAD+ phosphorylase, whose translation MPVSLIPPLTTLRQFDTCRLLPSRFADLEDSVLSPLADSDDMLRDLFDLDNATNARLRTQNGGSAGINVDELVFGVPNFRIVNAAFTYAHPQGSRFNDGRRGAWYCAFDVETALAEVSFHKAVEYAEINRFDDSVQYQCMLADFTATFHDLRGQPRYDACLSPASYIESQTLAERLLDGGSLGIIYPSVRRPSGTNLACFRPALVGNVRKGAAYRLTWQGSPEPTIDII comes from the coding sequence GTGCCGGTCAGCCTGATTCCACCCCTTACCACGCTGCGCCAGTTCGACACTTGCCGTTTGCTGCCATCCCGGTTCGCCGACCTGGAGGATTCCGTGCTGTCGCCGCTGGCCGACAGCGACGACATGCTGCGCGACCTGTTCGACCTTGACAACGCCACCAACGCGCGGCTGCGCACGCAAAACGGCGGCTCGGCCGGCATCAACGTCGATGAACTGGTGTTCGGCGTGCCGAACTTCCGCATCGTAAACGCAGCCTTCACCTACGCGCATCCGCAGGGCAGCCGCTTCAACGACGGCCGGCGCGGCGCCTGGTACTGCGCCTTCGACGTGGAAACCGCGCTGGCGGAGGTGAGCTTTCACAAGGCGGTGGAATACGCGGAAATCAACCGCTTCGACGACAGCGTGCAGTATCAATGCATGCTGGCCGACTTCACCGCCACCTTCCACGACCTGCGCGGCCAGCCGCGCTACGACGCCTGCCTGTCGCCGGCCAGCTACATCGAATCGCAGACACTGGCCGAACGCCTGCTCGACGGCGGCTCGCTCGGCATCATCTACCCCAGCGTGCGGCGTCCGAGCGGCACCAACCTGGCCTGCTTCCGCCCCGCCTTGGTGGGCAACGTGCGCAAAGGCGCCGCCTATCGCCTGACATGGCAAGGCAGCCCGGAACCGACCATCGACATTATCTGA
- a CDS encoding MbcA/ParS/Xre antitoxin family protein, which produces MNLTYAYPRSRFEPTALVDLNAKAERERLSKSALKGFFKLAATWHVRDEDARQLLGGLSSSALYEWKKNPERTLEVDCITRISYLLGIYKALHIIYGDKLADEWVNLPNNNQIFEGRTPLAYMLGGGLLAMQTVRQLLDARRGGL; this is translated from the coding sequence ATGAATCTGACCTATGCTTACCCTCGCAGCCGCTTCGAGCCAACCGCCTTGGTGGACCTGAACGCCAAGGCCGAGCGCGAGCGGTTATCGAAGTCGGCCCTCAAGGGCTTTTTCAAGCTCGCCGCCACGTGGCATGTGCGCGACGAGGACGCCCGCCAGCTGCTGGGCGGGCTGTCGAGCAGCGCCCTGTACGAATGGAAAAAGAACCCGGAACGCACGCTGGAGGTGGACTGTATCACCCGCATTTCCTACCTGCTGGGCATCTACAAGGCGCTGCACATCATCTACGGCGACAAGCTCGCCGACGAATGGGTCAACCTACCCAACAACAACCAGATTTTTGAAGGCCGCACGCCGCTGGCGTACATGCTGGGCGGCGGCCTGCTGGCGATGCAAACCGTGCGTCAATTATTAGATGCGCGCCGCGGAGGATTGTAA
- a CDS encoding glycoside hydrolase family 43 protein, with amino-acid sequence MSKFTHLKKWAAVGCLTLASSFNAGATTWTLTGAVVTHDPSVYKEGNTWWITETSDTGIGVKYSPDGRAWTQGVSIFGGGLSWWGQYNGNSKTVWAPDIHVWNGKAIMYYAVSTFGNQKSAIGLATASSIAQGNWTDKGVVITSAPGDNFNAIDPNFVVDKSGQPWLSYGSFWDGIFLTRVDANTLKPIGTKYRLADDAAGIENPFIIANGSYYYLFVSKGTCCAGANSTYHISYGRSTSITGPYVDKNGVDMRNGGGTVLDSGGARFIAPGGESISNGAMVRHRLDSQNNYNGVLFISDLFFTNGWPTF; translated from the coding sequence ATGAGTAAATTCACGCACCTGAAAAAGTGGGCGGCCGTCGGCTGCCTGACGCTGGCCTCATCCTTCAACGCCGGCGCCACCACATGGACGCTGACCGGCGCGGTCGTCACACACGACCCAAGCGTCTACAAGGAAGGCAATACCTGGTGGATCACCGAGACCAGCGACACCGGCATCGGCGTCAAATACTCCCCAGATGGCCGCGCGTGGACGCAAGGCGTCAGCATCTTCGGCGGCGGCCTGTCGTGGTGGGGCCAGTACAACGGCAACAGCAAAACCGTGTGGGCACCGGACATTCATGTGTGGAACGGCAAGGCGATCATGTACTACGCGGTGTCCACGTTCGGCAACCAGAAATCGGCGATCGGGCTGGCCACTGCGAGCAGCATCGCCCAAGGTAACTGGACGGACAAGGGTGTCGTCATCACGTCCGCACCGGGCGACAACTTCAACGCGATCGATCCCAACTTCGTGGTCGACAAATCGGGGCAGCCATGGCTAAGCTACGGCTCCTTCTGGGATGGGATCTTCCTGACGCGGGTGGACGCCAACACACTCAAACCCATAGGCACCAAATACCGTCTGGCCGATGACGCCGCCGGCATAGAAAACCCGTTCATCATCGCCAACGGCTCGTACTACTACCTGTTCGTCTCCAAAGGCACCTGCTGCGCGGGCGCCAACAGCACCTATCACATCTCCTACGGCCGCTCCACCAGCATCACCGGGCCGTATGTCGACAAGAATGGCGTCGACATGCGCAACGGCGGCGGCACCGTGCTCGACTCGGGTGGCGCGCGCTTCATCGCACCGGGCGGCGAATCGATCAGCAACGGCGCGATGGTGCGCCATCGTCTCGACAGCCAGAACAACTACAACGGCGTACTGTTCATCAGCGACCTGTTCTTCACCAACGGCTGGCCGACCTTCTGA
- a CDS encoding DUF2288 domain-containing protein has protein sequence MQTKPENDTELRLKVNRETARMPWTELLKHFAAGNVVWIANSLDLVDVAVRISHDDKVNISQWMNAGLLARVSDEQAQGWLEANAELWAVVVSPFILVQQEKAVPASVH, from the coding sequence ATGCAAACCAAACCTGAAAACGACACTGAACTGCGCCTCAAAGTGAACCGCGAGACCGCGCGCATGCCATGGACCGAACTGCTCAAGCATTTCGCCGCCGGCAACGTGGTGTGGATCGCCAACTCGCTCGACCTGGTCGATGTCGCCGTGCGCATCTCGCACGACGACAAGGTCAACATCAGCCAATGGATGAACGCCGGCCTGCTCGCGCGCGTGAGCGACGAGCAGGCGCAAGGCTGGCTGGAAGCCAACGCCGAACTGTGGGCGGTCGTCGTCAGCCCGTTCATCCTCGTGCAGCAGGAAAAAGCGGTTCCAGCCAGCGTGCACTAA
- the recJ gene encoding single-stranded-DNA-specific exonuclease RecJ gives MTRIATRPCPYRESEMLRQGGIHPVLARLYAARGLTDIKDLSSELAAMIPPSGLLHIGAAAVFLADAIAAGKRMVIVADYDCDGATACAVALRGLRAMGANIDFIVPNRFEYGYGLTPEIVELTAREKRPDIIITVDNGIASIDGVAEANRRGIEVVITDHHLPADTLPAARVIVNPNQPECGFPSKHIAGVGVVFYVLLALRAEFRKRGAYETQPQPKLDNLLDLVALGTVADVVRLDPNNRILVAQGLKRMRAGRMHAGVAALFRVAGREPRTASPFDLGFALGPRLNAAGRLEDMSLGIECLITDDEGRAWELAQRLNEINLKRREIEAEMQDTALLHLDTFEPANSSTICVFDESWHQGVIGIVASRLKEKFFRPTITFAPGADGWIKGSGRSIPGFHLRDALDLVYKKAPSLIDKFGGHAMAAGLTLRAEAFDAFAAAFEEVGRAWLSKQQLERIVETDGPLEDAYYTTAFIDLMAGQVWGQGFAPPVFCDEFRVVSQRILKERHLKLLLEKNGARYDAIWFGHVDSLGERAKVAFRLDANEYNGVTKVQLLVEHAEPA, from the coding sequence ATGACCCGTATCGCCACCCGTCCCTGCCCTTACCGCGAATCCGAAATGCTGCGCCAGGGAGGCATCCATCCGGTGCTGGCGCGCCTGTACGCGGCGCGCGGCCTGACCGACATCAAGGATTTGTCGAGCGAGCTGGCGGCGATGATCCCGCCATCGGGCCTGCTGCACATCGGCGCCGCCGCCGTCTTCCTGGCCGACGCCATCGCCGCCGGCAAACGCATGGTCATCGTGGCCGACTACGACTGCGACGGCGCCACCGCCTGCGCGGTCGCGCTGCGCGGCCTGCGCGCCATGGGCGCCAACATCGACTTCATCGTCCCCAACCGCTTCGAATACGGCTATGGCCTGACGCCGGAGATCGTGGAACTGACGGCACGCGAGAAGCGGCCCGACATCATCATCACGGTGGACAACGGCATCGCCAGCATCGACGGCGTGGCCGAGGCCAACCGGCGCGGCATCGAGGTGGTGATCACCGACCACCACCTGCCGGCCGATACCCTGCCCGCCGCGCGCGTGATCGTCAACCCGAACCAGCCCGAATGCGGCTTCCCCAGCAAGCATATCGCCGGCGTCGGCGTAGTGTTCTACGTGCTGCTGGCGCTCCGCGCCGAATTCCGCAAGCGCGGCGCCTACGAGACGCAGCCGCAGCCCAAGCTGGACAACCTGCTCGACCTGGTGGCGCTGGGCACCGTCGCCGACGTGGTGCGGCTGGACCCGAACAACCGCATCCTGGTGGCGCAAGGGCTCAAACGCATGCGCGCCGGCCGCATGCACGCCGGCGTGGCCGCGCTGTTCCGCGTGGCCGGACGCGAGCCGCGCACCGCCAGCCCGTTCGACCTCGGTTTCGCGCTCGGCCCGCGCCTGAACGCCGCCGGCCGCCTGGAAGACATGTCGCTCGGGATCGAATGCCTGATCACCGACGACGAGGGCCGCGCCTGGGAACTGGCGCAGCGGCTCAACGAGATCAACCTGAAACGGCGCGAGATCGAGGCCGAGATGCAGGACACCGCACTGCTGCACCTCGACACCTTCGAACCGGCCAACAGCAGCACCATCTGCGTGTTCGACGAATCGTGGCACCAGGGCGTGATTGGCATCGTCGCCTCGCGGCTCAAGGAAAAGTTCTTCCGGCCGACGATCACCTTCGCGCCCGGCGCCGACGGCTGGATCAAGGGGTCGGGCCGTTCGATCCCCGGCTTCCACCTGCGCGACGCGCTCGACCTGGTCTACAAAAAGGCCCCCAGCCTGATCGACAAGTTCGGCGGCCACGCGATGGCGGCCGGGCTGACCCTGCGCGCCGAAGCCTTCGACGCCTTCGCCGCCGCCTTCGAGGAAGTCGGCCGCGCGTGGCTGAGCAAACAGCAGCTGGAGCGCATCGTCGAAACCGACGGCCCGCTGGAGGACGCCTACTACACCACCGCCTTCATCGACCTGATGGCCGGCCAGGTGTGGGGCCAGGGCTTCGCGCCGCCGGTGTTCTGCGACGAGTTCCGCGTGGTCAGCCAGCGCATATTAAAAGAGCGCCACCTCAAACTGTTGCTAGAGAAGAACGGCGCCCGCTACGACGCCATCTGGTTCGGCCACGTCGACTCGCTGGGCGAACGGGCCAAAGTCGCCTTCCGCCTGGACGCCAACGAGTACAACGGCGTAACAAAAGTACAACTCCTGGTGGAGCACGCAGAGCCGGCCTGA
- a CDS encoding carboxypeptidase regulatory-like domain-containing protein, with amino-acid sequence MRDILAAAGYTAGTAINVSAMYVVLPDGTTSTKNTALFGKVDADTIYIRPGQWHADYNGQFTTVEFVVDQGAGNTVTMTMQVIVDPVNDAPTAANKTFNLDNGNAVVLSQADFGFVDAVEHDAFQSVIVTSLPTAGKLTLNGVAVAANTEVSAADIAAGKLAFEPSQSASGSFDIGFKVRDAGGLVGCNAADTSATPNYLTFKVPPAHLGDFVWEDGNGNGVQDAGEAGIGNVVVELKDGAGKVVASTTTDITGQYHFDVDAGTYSVSVKAPAGFKPVGQDQGGDDATDSDIDASGNTGAIALAPGETNNKADAGLYRAASLGDTVWYDTNRNGSQDAGEAGVAGVRVTLLDAAGNPVGAAVTTDASGHYQFSDLKPGSYSVQFDKASLPAHHLFTTQGQGGDTSADSNADATTGRTAPVTLASGESNLTVDAGIVAERATLGDRVWEDSNGNGVQDAGEAGLVGVSVELRDANGNVVATTTTGADGNYSFTVDAGQYKIAVTAPAGMTVTGQNAGGNAAADSDIDAAGQSGLVTLTPGQVDNTIDAGLYRAASLGDRVWLDANRNGVQDAGEAGVAGVKVTLLDASGNPVGASATTDANGVYGFTNLKPGTYSVQFDKATLPAGHTFTTADQGGSDAADSDANATTGKSAQVTLVSGANNADLDAGVVVLQAKLGDTVWEDKNANGVQDSGEAGIGNVTVELKDANGKVVQTTSTDAAGRYNFTADPGSYTVSVKAPAGYQFTGKDAGADDAKDSDVDATGQTGAITLNAGEVNNTVDAGLYKNASVGDRVWFDTNKNGVQDSGEAGVCNVKVSLFDADGKQVGASVLTDANGNYQFSNLKPGSYSVVFDKASLPENMTFTTANQGGNDATDSDVSAAGKSHTFTLTSGQVDKTVDAGVLAAATIGDRVWIDGNGNGLQDSGESGKSGVTVELRDTAGKVLKTTTTDDSGNYKFSVEAGTYSVAIKTPTGYTVTTQKVGSNNAIDSDANASGNLGSVTVTAGQNVTTMDAGIYQKGSIGDKVWYDTNGDGIQQSGEAGAKGVAVTLFNEKNVAVGTTATDANGLYSFNDLGPGKYSVKFGAVDGYLFTKQNQGGNDSLDSDVDSAGKTAQITLASGANDKTHDAGLVKAASIGDTVWEDANYNGVQDAGEKGVDGVTVKLYDANNVLKETVVTANGGKYLFNGLQAGNYKVEVTKGAGWFFTKADAGDYTVDSDVTTVNGNSGRTDTISLDAGEQLRTVDAGIYRKASVGDKVWRDGNHNGVQDSGEEGIGGISVSLYDTANNKLGTVKTDSNGNYKFADLTPGKYYLVFDKSNVIFKNINMNDWKWGVKNTGSNDAIDSDVNGDMVNKVNVTKTDTITLSSGENDMSWDAGITPIAIDLNGDGIHTIARGDMQGSFDLLGTGKAIQSGWLSKGDGFLAIDSNGNGSIDNVGELFGGTAKGSGFAKLASYDSNGDGVVNASDAQFASLLIWQDANSDGKTDAGELVSLAAAGVTGLNVGYTELPFLDANNNLHLERSSVTMSNGKTADMTDVYFNVAASDAAAAGLTLPTMADLMADGTQPVQLVAQCHAEFAYV; translated from the coding sequence GTGCGTGACATTCTTGCCGCTGCCGGTTACACCGCCGGCACCGCGATCAACGTGAGCGCCATGTACGTGGTCCTGCCGGACGGCACCACGTCGACCAAGAACACCGCGCTCTTCGGCAAGGTCGATGCAGACACCATTTATATCCGTCCTGGCCAGTGGCACGCCGATTACAACGGCCAGTTCACTACGGTCGAGTTCGTGGTGGACCAAGGCGCCGGCAACACCGTGACGATGACGATGCAAGTGATCGTCGATCCGGTCAACGACGCGCCCACTGCCGCCAACAAAACCTTCAATCTGGACAACGGCAACGCCGTCGTGCTGTCGCAAGCCGACTTCGGCTTCGTCGACGCGGTCGAGCACGACGCCTTCCAGTCCGTCATCGTCACGTCGCTGCCGACCGCCGGAAAACTGACGCTCAACGGCGTGGCCGTCGCCGCCAACACCGAGGTGTCGGCCGCCGACATCGCCGCCGGCAAGCTCGCCTTCGAGCCGAGCCAGAGCGCCTCGGGCAGCTTCGACATCGGCTTCAAGGTGCGCGACGCGGGCGGCCTGGTTGGCTGCAACGCCGCCGACACGAGCGCCACGCCAAACTACCTGACCTTCAAAGTGCCGCCGGCGCATCTGGGCGACTTCGTCTGGGAAGACGGCAACGGCAACGGCGTCCAGGACGCCGGCGAGGCGGGCATCGGCAATGTCGTGGTCGAACTCAAGGACGGCGCCGGTAAAGTGGTCGCCAGCACCACCACCGACATCACCGGCCAGTACCACTTCGACGTCGACGCCGGCACCTACTCGGTGTCGGTGAAGGCGCCGGCAGGCTTTAAACCTGTCGGCCAGGACCAGGGCGGCGACGACGCCACCGATAGCGACATCGATGCCAGCGGCAACACCGGCGCGATCGCGCTGGCGCCGGGCGAGACCAACAACAAGGCCGACGCCGGCCTGTACCGCGCCGCCTCGCTGGGCGATACCGTCTGGTACGACACCAACCGCAACGGCAGCCAGGACGCCGGCGAGGCGGGTGTGGCCGGCGTGCGCGTCACCCTGCTCGACGCCGCCGGCAACCCGGTCGGCGCGGCGGTCACCACCGACGCCAGCGGCCACTACCAGTTCAGCGACCTCAAGCCGGGCAGCTACAGCGTGCAGTTCGACAAAGCCAGCCTGCCGGCCCACCACTTGTTCACCACGCAAGGCCAGGGCGGCGATACCAGCGCCGATTCCAACGCCGACGCCACCACCGGCCGCACCGCGCCGGTGACGCTGGCCTCTGGCGAGAGCAACCTGACCGTGGACGCCGGCATTGTCGCCGAGCGCGCCACCCTGGGCGACCGCGTGTGGGAAGACAGCAATGGCAACGGCGTGCAGGACGCCGGCGAAGCTGGCCTGGTCGGCGTCAGCGTCGAGCTGCGCGACGCCAACGGCAACGTGGTCGCGACCACCACCACCGGCGCAGACGGCAACTACAGCTTCACTGTTGACGCCGGCCAATACAAGATCGCCGTCACCGCGCCGGCCGGCATGACCGTCACCGGCCAGAACGCCGGCGGCAACGCCGCCGCCGACAGCGATATCGACGCCGCCGGCCAGAGCGGCCTGGTCACGCTGACCCCGGGCCAGGTCGACAACACCATCGACGCCGGCCTGTACCGCGCTGCCTCGCTGGGCGATCGCGTCTGGCTCGATGCCAACCGCAACGGCGTGCAGGATGCCGGCGAAGCGGGCGTGGCCGGTGTCAAGGTCACCTTGCTGGATGCCAGCGGCAACCCGGTCGGCGCCAGCGCCACCACCGACGCCAACGGCGTCTACGGCTTCACCAACCTCAAGCCTGGCACCTACAGCGTGCAGTTCGACAAGGCCACCTTGCCCGCCGGCCACACCTTTACCACCGCCGACCAGGGCGGCAGCGACGCGGCCGACTCCGACGCCAACGCCACCACCGGCAAGAGCGCGCAGGTGACGCTGGTCTCGGGCGCCAACAACGCCGACCTCGACGCCGGCGTGGTCGTGCTCCAGGCCAAGCTGGGCGACACCGTGTGGGAAGACAAAAACGCCAACGGCGTGCAGGACAGCGGCGAGGCGGGCATCGGCAACGTGACCGTCGAGCTCAAGGACGCCAACGGCAAAGTGGTGCAAACCACCAGTACCGACGCGGCCGGCCGCTACAACTTCACCGCCGATCCGGGCAGCTACACGGTGTCGGTCAAGGCGCCGGCCGGCTACCAGTTCACCGGCAAGGACGCCGGCGCGGACGACGCCAAGGACAGCGATGTCGACGCCACCGGCCAGACCGGCGCCATCACCCTGAACGCGGGCGAGGTAAACAACACCGTCGATGCCGGCCTGTACAAAAACGCCAGCGTAGGCGACCGCGTCTGGTTCGATACCAACAAGAACGGCGTGCAGGACAGCGGCGAAGCGGGCGTGTGCAATGTCAAGGTCAGCCTGTTCGACGCCGACGGCAAGCAGGTCGGCGCCAGCGTCTTGACCGACGCCAACGGCAACTATCAGTTCAGCAACCTCAAGCCGGGCAGCTACAGCGTCGTGTTCGACAAGGCGAGCCTGCCTGAAAACATGACCTTCACCACCGCCAACCAGGGCGGCAACGACGCCACCGACTCCGACGTCAGTGCCGCCGGCAAGTCGCACACCTTCACGCTGACGTCCGGCCAGGTCGACAAGACCGTCGATGCCGGCGTGTTGGCGGCCGCCACCATCGGCGACCGCGTCTGGATTGACGGCAACGGCAACGGCTTGCAGGACAGCGGCGAAAGCGGCAAATCCGGCGTAACCGTCGAGTTGCGCGACACCGCCGGCAAGGTCCTCAAGACCACCACCACGGACGATAGCGGCAACTACAAGTTCAGCGTCGAGGCGGGCACCTACTCGGTTGCCATCAAAACCCCGACCGGCTACACCGTCACCACGCAGAAGGTCGGCAGCAACAACGCCATCGACAGCGACGCCAACGCCAGCGGCAACCTGGGCAGCGTGACGGTGACCGCCGGCCAGAACGTCACCACCATGGACGCGGGCATTTATCAGAAGGGCAGCATCGGCGACAAGGTCTGGTACGACACCAACGGCGACGGCATCCAGCAAAGCGGCGAAGCCGGCGCCAAGGGCGTGGCCGTAACCTTGTTCAACGAGAAAAACGTCGCGGTCGGCACCACCGCCACCGACGCCAATGGCCTGTATTCGTTCAACGACCTCGGTCCGGGCAAGTATTCGGTCAAGTTCGGGGCGGTGGACGGCTATTTGTTCACCAAGCAAAACCAGGGCGGCAATGACAGCCTGGACTCCGACGTCGACAGCGCAGGCAAGACCGCGCAGATCACGCTGGCCTCTGGTGCCAACGACAAGACCCATGACGCCGGCCTGGTCAAGGCCGCCAGCATTGGCGATACGGTCTGGGAAGACGCCAACTACAACGGCGTGCAGGATGCGGGTGAGAAGGGTGTCGATGGCGTCACCGTCAAACTGTACGACGCCAACAACGTGCTCAAGGAGACCGTGGTCACCGCCAATGGCGGCAAGTACCTGTTCAACGGCCTGCAAGCGGGCAACTACAAGGTGGAAGTAACCAAGGGCGCCGGCTGGTTCTTCACCAAGGCCGACGCCGGTGACTACACCGTCGATTCGGACGTCACCACGGTCAACGGCAACAGCGGCCGCACCGACACCATCAGCCTGGATGCCGGCGAACAGCTGCGCACGGTCGACGCCGGCATCTACCGCAAGGCCAGCGTCGGCGACAAGGTCTGGCGCGACGGCAACCACAACGGTGTGCAGGATAGCGGCGAGGAGGGCATCGGCGGCATCAGCGTATCGCTGTACGACACCGCCAACAACAAGCTGGGCACCGTCAAGACGGATAGCAACGGCAACTACAAGTTTGCCGATTTGACTCCTGGCAAGTATTACCTGGTGTTCGACAAGTCCAACGTGATTTTCAAGAACATCAACATGAACGACTGGAAGTGGGGCGTCAAGAACACCGGCAGCAACGACGCCATTGATTCCGACGTCAACGGCGACATGGTCAACAAAGTCAACGTCACCAAGACCGACACCATTACCCTGAGCTCGGGCGAGAACGATATGAGCTGGGACGCCGGCATCACGCCGATCGCGATCGATCTGAACGGCGACGGCATCCACACTATCGCCCGTGGCGACATGCAGGGGAGCTTCGACCTGCTGGGCACGGGCAAGGCGATCCAGTCGGGCTGGTTGTCCAAGGGCGACGGCTTCCTGGCCATCGACAGCAACGGCAATGGCAGCATCGACAACGTCGGCGAATTGTTCGGTGGCACCGCCAAGGGCTCGGGCTTCGCCAAGCTGGCCAGCTACGACAGCAACGGCGACGGCGTAGTCAACGCCTCGGACGCGCAATTCGCTAGCCTGCTGATCTGGCAGGACGCCAACAGCGACGGCAAAACCGACGCGGGCGAACTGGTGTCGCTGGCGGCCGCCGGTGTGACCGGCCTGAACGTCGGCTACACCGAACTGCCGTTCCTCGACGCCAACAACAATCTGCACCTGGAGCGTAGCAGCGTGACCATGAGCAACGGCAAAACGGCAGACATGACCGACGTCTACTTCAACGTGGCCGCGTCCGACGCGGCCGCCGCCGGCCTGACCCTGCCAACCATGGCCGACCTGATGGCCGACGGCACGCAGCCGGTCCAGTTGGTCGCGCAGTGCCACGCGGAATTCGCATACGTCTAA